Proteins co-encoded in one Candidatus Atribacteria bacterium ADurb.Bin276 genomic window:
- a CDS encoding Pyridoxamine 5'-phosphate oxidase — MKNSSVIPIIQNLMQTQNLAVLGTSNGNTPHCSIVNFSATDDLHSIVFATYRNTQKYTNMKKNRRVSLLVDNRSNQESNLHRAVAVTVFGNARELALDEKAPFLLHHLIKHPSLVEFTDSPNCALILVEVEKYYVVQQFKVVTELYPNSYSAPNF, encoded by the coding sequence ATGAAAAACTCATCAGTTATACCAATTATCCAAAATTTAATGCAAACTCAAAATCTGGCAGTGTTAGGTACTTCCAATGGAAATACGCCTCATTGTAGTATTGTCAATTTTTCGGCCACCGATGATTTACATTCAATAGTTTTTGCGACCTACCGTAATACTCAAAAATATACCAATATGAAAAAAAATCGTCGTGTTTCTCTCCTCGTTGACAACCGGTCAAACCAGGAAAGCAATCTCCATCGAGCTGTTGCAGTAACCGTTTTTGGGAATGCTCGGGAGCTTGCTTTGGATGAAAAGGCGCCCTTCCTTCTTCATCATCTTATCAAACACCCATCACTGGTTGAATTCACCGATTCCCCGAACTGTGCGCTCATTTTAGTCGAAGTTGAAAAGTATTATGTGGTCCAGCAGTTTAAGGTTGTCACCGAGCTCTATCCAAACTCTTATAGCGCGCCTAACTTCTAA